The Astyanax mexicanus isolate ESR-SI-001 chromosome 21, AstMex3_surface, whole genome shotgun sequence genome contains the following window.
ACCACAAAAAAAGGACTAGGTGACAATGGTGTATTCAGGGATCCCTGTATGTTTTCTTGATAAAGCACAGGTGtaaattaagggaaaaaaaataaaagccagGTAAATTATAGAAGAATTGTAAGCCTCACCAGTTATGTCAATTATTTACAATAGGGAGTCTTTGTGCCGCTTATCAGTAACTTATTTTTTCCCGTGTCCCTCCACACCAAAAATAAATTGCTGATTGGTCCATACCTCATTTTACAGTACTTTAATGAGATGTTGGAATAAATTAAATCTTGAAGTCTGTGGGGATTCTTCTACAGTACGCCGTGAAGTCTTTACTTTGGGATTAAGCCAAACTGTTCacaatgaatacattttttactttacttttccaCAAATACTATCAGTTCAAAACGTCCTACTATGCTTTAATCATTCAGGACATTCATATTTAGCTCATTAGCGCCTCTAATGTTTGGAGATGGAACTGCGTCCACCTATATTCTGATCATCCCTCTCGGGAACAGGACAGATGAGTGACAGAACAGGGGCACTTCAGatggccaatcagatttcagctggggTCAATAACGCCTCTGTGACCCCGCCCCTAGAACCGCCAGTAGCTGATTCTTAACCTGTCAAACTGTTTTATATAACCATTTTCCAATCTtttatacagttttgtttaaatgtttcatcaaacaaatttaaatattagtcaaagacaacacaagtaaacacaaaatgcagtttttaaatgcaaatggattttatttttaagggactAATATTTAACTTTGTCCAATCTAAATCATTTAAGaaagacaaacatgcaaaaaaataaatcatgtagGGACAAagactttttcacagcactgtagatTTGTGCCAGTTAAAGACGGCATGTGGTTAAACAGGAAAAAGTAAGACAACCATTTCAGCATTCTTATTTTATTCACAAACTGCTGTTGATTTCTTCTGTTAACCCTATGATCACAATATTGTGATTTGTCCTGGTAGCTATACAActttaatattgtcattttatgtCTGTATTTGCAAAAtattctctatttctctatttattcTCAAAGTCCCTAAAACACACACCCTAAATCTATTAAAAACTGGTTGTTTTTTATAGCTTAGCCATGCATATAAAGACTGTACAGGCTGGTGAGTAAATGTAGCAGTTTACAAAATGGATCAAAACTTTGAAGATCAAGGAACATGCTAACATTTATAAATTACATGCAATCCGATatgcaatacaaaaaaaacaattttatatatagaaataaaatatctgaaaaaatagaaaatattattGCAGCTTTTTCTTTCAAGTGATGAAAAACCAACCAATTTGATGACGAtctttttcaaaatatttttttattgtacttatcttttaggctacattcacattaccaggttgaagtgacttaaatcttaTTTGTGACTCAGACCATTTTTTTtcttggctgtgtgaacgtgccactTTCAtatgagtcactttcatatgtggtcttaaatcggatacatatctgatccatggacatgcgacatgaacggtcaaatcagaatttatttgctacgtgcttctctctcgtacacaTCACACATCTCTtgctgcagctgtgcagctaaggctgcaaaaacagcaaaagcaaacagcctgtccttttttctcctcctcgacctgaacatgtacttcagaccagctgtctgctgtttctctccactccagcaaaagatgctccacatatgagctgctaaagcatccatttccctttataaagctacgagtcgtctctcaaatatgatgttttttttgttgttggtgaagaaagtGAAGTTTATAcctgtatcaatgtgcgcatgtgaaaTGTagtagggacagatttgttcacattccacacagatacagctcacttatgTTTGTGAATTGTCAAGATAGACAAATccgatctgagaaaaaaaatcgaatttgatcaatgtggcttgtaatgtgaacctaGCATTAGATTATATTTGACTAAGATTGGTGTACAATCCTGCTGCATCTTCAGGGCCAAGCAGCACTTTAGGGACTGTAGGAGAAATAACggacaaaatgagaaatgaaggAGTTTCTTAATACAAagaaacatattacatattacaataCATATTTTCCTGTTTGTTTTACCACAAGGTTATAGAGCTTATAGATTTGAAGGCATAAAGTGGAACAGGAGTGTATTCCCAAAATATTACTAaagtaattattaaaatattagccaTTTTAAATATTTGCAATCTTAAAGTCTATTTTACTTTTTGTGGCCCCTAACACCGGTCATACCAAAACGgaattaaaaactgttttttacagCTTAGTCTGaatataaagatgtttttggCTGGTGAGTAAACATGACAGTTTAAATCAAAGAACATGCAAACATCTGACAATTtatgcaaaaaagaaaacaaacattttacaaatATACCCCAAATATAATTTGAATAGTGCAATCACTGTTCCATATTTATGCTACTCTGCAGCTCTTCCTCCAACACCTGCACACTCTGAAGTTCTGTTCTGAACTGCTCCTCCAGGTCCTTGTGGGATCTTAAAAATCTATGCAGGCTCTGCACTTTCTTCAGATCctgaaaagaagagaaaacaaaaaaagaatgagTTACTGCTTTGAGGGTACTTATTATGTACAAAATCATTGGCATAATAAATCTTGATCTTACTACTCTTTGActatttctattcacttgaaagaaaatcattttttacaatgAATCAAATGATTATCAGAAAAGTCTAGAATTAATGCTGTTAAGTTAATATTAAAATCAGGAAAGCAGAAACaaggtgattataatgttatggctgaccggTGTATTGTATACACaaagctggttttaatgttgtggctatGTGGCTATCTATGTTGTATCTGCATGAATAAAGTATTATGCAGTATATAGGTGAGCTTTATGTTATATATCTtgtctcagggtagttttgatgttttttaaataaaaaaattgtaatgtgctgagttagtGAGTTTACCAGAGTTTAAAtagaggaaataaataaataaaatgtagctgCATATTCTAACCTATAACtactgaaaaggagaaaaaaagacacATGAGGGAAATGCGATATCAAACAATATGCGTAGTTTATAACATGGAATCTCAAAAGTGGACTAGGAGGTCAAAATTATAGTCCATACGTAAAATGCGTAGTTACATTTTGGCAGGTCTGATTAATCGATTTTTGGATTAATCATTGATAATTTTGGATAGTAATTAAAGGAACATATTGACAGaaagggattaagtctagtcttggatGACACTGGATTGATAAATAAATATTAGTTGGGAAATATTTTCTCAGAACTGCTACTTAAAGAATGTTTCTTTTGTTGTAAAATCTTACCGCAGGTATGAGTCTCCCATCGAGTTCATCAGTGTATAACAGGTCTTTCAGACTTTCCTTAAGCAGTTCTGTCTCCCAGTGGCTGATAGATTCAATCTCTACTCCATCTAATTCTGCTCCATCCATTTGGGGTCCATCCACATGCTCGACCCCAGGCACATGCACAGACAGATCAACAGACAGCATCTGAAAGCCAAAGCACGAGTTTAGAGTAatcttttatatttaatataaatgcaaCTGTGCTTAACTGAGTATTCACAACTAATATTCACAAGGGATGTCTGGGTTTACAAttgtataaaacaaaaaagtcaatttatgtttaaaaattgtaataaataaaatataatgtataataaaatctattttaaaacatttttataaatatatatatatattgatactgAATTATTGCTAGCATTAAACATAATTATTATCACAGGCCTACATGTAGTCATGATCTCAAAATGTGGCTCAACGTAAGAATTCAATTtgacaactgtagggggagcccaagtGCAGAAACATACAAATTGTGACATAATGCTTCTTAAAAAGCTTCTACTTCTATTTGAATTAGAAATGATTCTTCATTCATTTTAATAGCAGCTATGTTAATTAATAACTAATATAGCATTGTAAATGTCATCAAAGGACAGTGTGTTTAAAAGGTTATTCTCATATgaagacattacatttctgcttctctgcactgatgctcatttttttttatgtttacccTTTgccctcatatggagacactgcctgtactATCTAGTGCTCACATGATAACATCATGTGACATAAAAGTGATCGACAAGAtgacaggaatcccagtcaaaagtttccaCAGCcaatccagacagaaacatggacgagataaaaatctaatcaaattttgtgtttgaaactagtttatttactacCTGTAGAAAGTTAAAATTCAGTTTTGGGACTTATTGGGTCCTTCTTATCCCCAggataatttttaaatattgaaataaatatttgaggacattgttttttgcaaaaatgacttcctgtacagatacaaaatttagtttttattacttATGTCTAACTAATTCCAAACAtgataggaaaaaataaaaatgcacactAAATCTGAGTCTCAGGAGGTTAAAACATTCAATTACTTGTTTGTAAGAACCTTTATGTTGAATGTTAAAGTTAATAAATGTACTAATACCTCCTCGATCTGTTGGCCTGCTGCAACCACTTCGGGAACATGGCGTAGTTGTAGTAGCAGCTGCTGTAGACTTTTCTGAAAGTGGGACATCCACTGATCTGAGACCAGCATCTCACAGGAGTGCATGAGGTGATTCCTACAGCGAATCACCTGTGAGATTCAAAGTTGAAGAGACACTTTAGAGTCTTCTAAACGTGAAAATTTCATTTTGAGATAGCATAGCTATTTTGGCGTGTCAGTGTTTGCTTTATAATCCGACTCAATTTTAAACAGATATGTGGAGCTACCTGCATAATCAAGCAGAATAATCCAATTTCTTCAATCTAAGTAAGGTTTAAAAATCTGACAAAGAAATCAGCAGAAATTGATTTTAGCTCAGTATTTCTATGTGCATGTATAAAATGTGAGTATTGACCTACTCATGTAAGcatgtaaaaagttttttttcagttatcTTTTTCTCAAACTTCATCTAAACATGTTGATAAAATACATTGAtagatattggaaaaaaattacattgcaaatgttccttttttggcaatatatatcacgatattaaacaatgcagggcccatgacgtcactgGATCAATTACGAGCTGAATCAGAGCTGAACAcatcgtgatgacgatgcttaaacgatatattgtgcggCCCTAAAGTGAAACACTGTAAATGGTTATACTTTTAATAGTCTCTCACCTCAATAACCAGGCTCTGGTTGATGAAGCTGAAGTGGTCACAGAAATTAAGGAGATTAAGAAGTGCTGCAGCATCACACTGCTCTGCTTTGTTTTTATCGGCTAGTCCCCGCGGCATGAAAGCCTAAGAGGTAAGAGACAGATACAGAAGACTGATATACAGAGCCAAGGCAGATACTGCCTATTGAGATGCACTGAATTTTACGGAAAATGGAAATAgatgacattttaaaatgtaatatcacAAAAGACTCTACAAATCTgtttacagtggcgtgaaaaagcatttgccccctatagatctttcttttgtttttgcattttttttttactgatatttttttctgattatcaaacaaactttaatatcagacaaagataatccgagtacatataaaaagcactttttaaatcattattgtatttattaaaggaaaaaatatccaaaccaatttagccatgtgtaaaaaagtatttgcccctaaacctaacaaattggttgtgccactcttggcaaaaacaactgcaatcaagctttaccgataactgacaATACGTCTTAACATCTctatggaggaattttgttccactcttctttgcataattgttttaattcagatacaTTGAAGGGTTtccagcatgaacagcctgtttaagatcatgctacagcatctcaatcagactttgacaagGCTAtaccaaaaccttcatttattattttttttaaccattcagaggtggacttgtgtgtgtgctttgaatcattgtcctgctgcagaacccaggtATGCCTGAGCTtcaggtcacgaacagatggcctgatattctccttcaggattgtctggtaaacagcagaattcctggttccatctattacagcaaagttgtccaggtcctgaagcagcaaagcagccccagaccatcacactaccaccaccatgttttacatttaaactgaTGTTCTTTTTCCGGAAATGATGTGTTAAACAGGACACAAGCCTTCGAAAAAGTACCACTTTTGTCTTGTTAGTccaagaatatttacccaaagtcctgaggatcatcaagatgtgagATGggcgttgtgttctttttggtcagcagtgttttttgcctagGAACTCTCCCATGCAGacaattttcacccagtctctttcttattattgaatcactaacactgaccttaactgaggcaagtaagacctgcagttctttagatgttgttctgttattttgtgacctcctggatgagttgttcatggcCTTTTGGAGCAATTTCCGTCagtcggccactcctgggaaggttcaccagtgttccatgttttctacatttgtgaataacagctctcactgtggttcactggagtcccaaagccttaaaaattactttgtaacaTTTTCTAAACTGACAAAtgtcaataactttgttttcccatgtttttgaatttcttcagatcaggacataatgtgttgcttttgagattttttagctgcttcatgtcagacaggttctatttgagtgatttcttgattctacaggtctggcagtaatcaggcctggttgtggttagtactaaaattaaactcagctttctaAAAACTAATAACTAATCACAGTTAATGTATAGGGGGAAACATTTTTTCACTAGaatgttttggatttttttccccttacaaaataaaatcacaatttaaatagtgatttatatatttactcagggtATATTTGTCTGAATTTAAAGTTCTGTTCATAATCTGAAAAaggtaagtatgacaaaaatgcaaaaacaaaagtaaCCTGTAAggttggttgttgttttttttttaagccaaatACATGTTCATGCCGCTGTAGCTGCTTTATAGGATATAATAATGTCAGTAAATGTCAATGAAAAGCTTCAATGATCAGATTCATACTGTAAGTAATTGCAGATAGACATGTTTATAAAATAAGATGCCAGTATGTAAACAAGCTCACATATGTAACTGAACCTCTGTAACTTACCTTTGCCACTTCCCAAGGTTCCGTGGGCCACAGCCAGGGTCTGCAGTTTCCCCAGTTAATCATACCAAAAGGATTTGTGTGGTGCCTTAAGATTTCCCTCTGCCACTCAGTACAGATGGAACAAGCCGGCTGAAACTGGAAGTGAAAGCAAAATGCAATGAGTGGGCAAATAAAGGAATGTGACAAGTtgggttgccacctttcagaaattaaaataatggACGCCCGCCATAGCTCGTCTGGGCCATGACTACCATAAGCTCAACTTCTGTGGGGCCTGGTGCCTTTTATattttgtgctggtgtttttagtAAAGAGGTGATCAAGAAAGCAATTAGTTATACTTAAAGCTTAAATTTGCTTTATTACCACTAAGCAGATTCtcattttcaattttcaattttgAATTAAATCTGTTGTGTGGAGTGTGCAATAATGaacttttaaaatataaacaaaacaaatttagAACTTAATGTAACTTTGTATGTGCTTAACTATAGGTACTCTCTTTGATCCATGGAGACATTTTTACCAACATCTGCTGTATCTGTCTGCTGCATTTTAACCAAGGaaatgtacaggtgctggtcaacgaattagaataatttgaaatagtgcaatcatgaaattctttgaatgcattttttgtgcagaaagcaaatcaggtgttcaccgcacctgtcctactcgttagactaatcacagaactcgttacctggaaaaaaaattgctcagctgagctttccaaaaggcccatttaggccatttaactgtgacactgttgttttattgaattagaataatggagaaactgtttcattgaattagaataaatgctcgaatttttgttttctgtgaagagtgttcactgtgcagtataaagtcagggttgagtagaatttctaagttgtaaaatcaatcatgggtaagcagcgcgacctctcaaccggaatagtggctcaaattcaagcccttcgccaacaaggcttgacccaaactaaaattgctgagcagctcggcatcagccagtcttccgtctgcaaagctctcaagaaaaactgcagcaagcgcaccaactgttccggcgtccgaaaaacttctgctcgcgacaacaagcagctgagaaagatcgcagtcagcaaccggttcaagtccacttccgagctcaccgacttgtggaacaagcagaccggcgctgacgtctccagatcaaccacttaccgtcgtctgcgcgaactcggcttcaaatcttgcgttccagcagtaaaaccgatgctgaacaagaaacaaatggagaaacggctgaagtgggccaaagaacacggcgagtggactgctgaagactggcagaaagtggtcttcagtgacgaatcacgcttctgcatctccttcggtgaccaaggtcctcgtgtctggcgtcgtggtggcgaaacctacaaccacgagtgcgtgaaaagatccgtcaagtttccccagagcgttatggtctggggatgcatgtccgctcgaggtgtagggaaactctgcttcctcaagaagactgtcaatgctgccgtatatcaagatgttctggaaacgttcctgattccaactgttgaggaacagtttggcgaagaagacttcatatttcaacaggatcttgcaccggctcatgccgcaaagtcgaccaaagattggttcactaaaaaacagcttgaagttttggcatggccggccaactcgcctgacgtcaatgtcattgaaaacctttgggccatcgtcaagcggaaaattcgcgacagaaagcctactacgctggaccaactgaagcagaacatcgccactgcctgggaagctgtgagtgcggaaacgtGCGACAAGccggtcaaatcgatgccgcggagacttcaggcagtcatacaagccaagggcgcagccacaaaatactgagaaagtgatgattgtaattataataaaaattattctaattcaatgaaacagtttctccattattctaattcaataaaacaacagtgtcacagttaaatggcctaaatgggccttttggaaagctcagctgagcaaatttttttccaggtaacgagttctgtgattagtctaacgagtaggacaggtgcggtgaacacctgatttgctttctgcacaaaaaatgcattcaaagaatttcatgattgcactatttcaaattattctaattcgttgaccagcacctgtatatatattaaataataaacatgttctcctaacacatttatttatttgtttatttatttatttgtttatttactgtttatacaaaagactaaaaaaaaatgtacaaagactgaaagtgcttttttcagcTAAATAAAACTGGTTGCcgagttatttagtttattcctaAAAGCAATTACCACCACTGTTCAAGGTCACCTGTTGCAATCAAACTACTCTGGATCTTTATGTATTGAATAACTGAATTATAcataaatttataaatattaaagatttcttaatttaatgtttattgcccatttcttaacatttttagggcaactgtttttttaagtaaattcaaattATTTGGGCTGACAGTGTAGGCAAATATTTTAGGAAAGTGACAATATAACgtaacattaaaatatttgtttttttaagattttttatcttaatttttatgCTTCGCtcttgttttacctttttattttgtcatttaaatcttaattttatcgttttatattatattttatcatttgtttttctttttaatgtgttttattgtgttttttttttcaaaaatgttataaaaatgtaacattaacaTAAGAACATTAGAATATCGTTAGAATAATATCAGAAAAGAGAAAGGAGAACAAAAATATTTGATACTTTTTATATGGTAATCTCTACGTCgctaaatgacaaaatattgtATCGTAATTTTTAACCAGTATCGTACAGCCCTAGTTAGCGTTACTTCTGACAATTACACGCGTACAAAGTGACAGTAAACGCGACATTATTTTGATTTTTGGTAGCATATCTAGTTAACTGTTAGAGAAATCAGATTTCTGGTGAAATGAAAGTGTTATCTGGTGTTACCTGTGTTCCTCTGGGTCTGCAGCTGCTCCTGCACTGCTGTTCTCTCTGTAAGTTGCGGTTGTTTCTGATCACAGATCGGTGAAAATTCAGCATTTCAGTGTCCGCATATCCGCACAGCCCGTCCCTCACCTTCAGCAGACAGTACCCTGCTTTCAACCAGTTCTTATAGCCGGCTTCATTCAGACGAGCGAACAGCTCCTCATGAACCATCTCTAcacttttcctcttttctcttctctcagtCTGAGGTAATAAAGTACAAATCTCCTGacaaacagtaaaaacagctcAGCTACAGTCAGTCAGGGTCTGTTAGCGCTGTAACCCGCACTGTAAATAACACCTCCAGTGTCTTAAACCCAAATAAAAGCAGATAATAAACTTCTGACTCTCAACAGTCAACTCTGTACTGTTTTCCTTAAACAAGTCTGTGCTTGATTATACTTACACAGTACCCTCTTCCGCATTAGATAcagatgcattctgggaattgtagtccgCAACGATTTCACGTCGCGTTTCAGTGCGGCGTGAGGGGGCGCTGTAATTCAGTGTGGACATTTCGCACAGGTTATCTTTCAGTCTGtcttaaaaaaataacttcattatttaaccctttcagacctgaattaaatTCCAGAGCTGGTAAAATATAACATTAGAATGCTTTTTAgtttattgcatattttaaacACACTAACTGTCccttatgctgccttcaagtcgtgtTGGAAATATCATATTTACGAAATGAGACCATATGAACGCCACCACAAACTCGTATGTACCAGTGGGAAACTCAGATTTTTAGATAAGCCCTGAGTTTCCTAGTTGGGGGAGAGTCAGTAACAagagataaatgaatgaattacttttatttaaattgataaataattcaataaattgaTGCAGACATTTTGCACTGGAAA
Protein-coding sequences here:
- the LOC103033226 gene encoding uncharacterized protein CXorf38 homolog isoform X2: MVHEELFARLNEAGYKNWLKAGYCLLKVRDGLCGYADTEMLNFHRSVIRNNRNLQREQQCRSSCRPRGTQFQPACSICTEWQREILRHHTNPFGMINWGNCRPWLWPTEPWEVAKAFMPRGLADKNKAEQCDAAALLNLLNFCDHFSFINQSLVIEMLSVDLSVHVPGVEHVDGPQMDGAELDGVEIESISHWETELLKESLKDLLYTDELDGRLIPADLKKVQSLHRFLRSHKDLEEQFRTELQSVQVLEEELQSSINMEQ
- the LOC103033226 gene encoding uncharacterized protein CXorf38 homolog isoform X1; amino-acid sequence: MVHEELFARLNEAGYKNWLKAGYCLLKVRDGLCGYADTEMLNFHRSVIRNNRNLQREQQCRSSCRPRGTQFQPACSICTEWQREILRHHTNPFGMINWGNCRPWLWPTEPWEVAKAFMPRGLADKNKAEQCDAAALLNLLNFCDHFSFINQSLVIEVIRCRNHLMHSCEMLVSDQWMSHFQKSLQQLLLQLRHVPEVVAAGQQIEEMLSVDLSVHVPGVEHVDGPQMDGAELDGVEIESISHWETELLKESLKDLLYTDELDGRLIPADLKKVQSLHRFLRSHKDLEEQFRTELQSVQVLEEELQSSINMEQ